In Synechocystis sp. PCC 6714, the following are encoded in one genomic region:
- a CDS encoding Ycf51 family protein, producing the protein MDVTIYLRWSAYVTIASFIFMVVAFIFRWGFRFRLVGITSFMTVLTVGIFGLGLGMFDRPAVEGSVRFNRVYDNGANQIVISVPVTISPTAVEATLKQAANNYFSLGRISTDGNEQMIIRARTLIHPQPGLTKPLYLGSAYRALGTKENDQIEIKLDRKALQELERNQQA; encoded by the coding sequence ATGGACGTTACCATTTATCTCCGTTGGTCTGCCTACGTAACAATCGCCAGTTTCATCTTCATGGTGGTGGCGTTTATTTTCCGTTGGGGATTCCGCTTTCGCCTGGTGGGGATTACGAGTTTTATGACAGTGCTGACCGTCGGCATTTTTGGCCTGGGATTGGGCATGTTCGACCGCCCAGCGGTGGAGGGATCAGTGCGGTTCAACCGAGTGTACGACAATGGGGCCAATCAGATCGTAATTAGTGTCCCGGTGACCATATCCCCCACAGCGGTGGAGGCTACCCTCAAGCAGGCCGCCAATAATTATTTTTCCCTAGGCCGCATTTCCACCGATGGCAACGAGCAAATGATTATACGGGCTAGGACTTTGATCCATCCCCAACCAGGCCTAACCAAACCTCTCTATCTAGGGTCTGCCTACCGAGCCCTGGGCACCAAGGAAAACGACCAAATTGAGATCAAACTAGACCGTAAAGCTCTACAGGAATTAGAACGCAACCAGCAAGCATGA
- the hemA gene encoding glutamyl-tRNA reductase yields MNIAVVGLSHKTAPVEIREKLSIQEAKLEEALTHLRSYPHIEEVTVISTCNRLEIYAVVTDTEKGVVEITQFLSETGNIPLATLRRYLFTLLHEDAVRHLMRVAAGLESLVLGEGQILAQVRTTHKLGQKYKGVGRLLDRLFKQAITAGRRVRTETDIGTGAVSISSAAVELVHRQVDLSSQKTVIIGAGKMACLLVKHLLAKGATDITIVNRSQRRSQDLANQFPQAQLTLCPLTDMFTAIAAGDIVFTSTGATEPILNCENLTGCVVNRKSLMLVDISVPRNVAADVHEMEQVRAFNVDDLKEVVAQNQASRRQMARQAEALLEEEIAAFDLWWRSLETVPTISSLRNKVEDIREQELEKALSRLGSEFAEKHQEVIEALTRGIVNKILHEPMVQLRAQQDIEARKQCLRSLKMLFDLEVEEQFG; encoded by the coding sequence ATGAATATTGCCGTTGTGGGACTGAGCCATAAGACAGCCCCGGTGGAAATTCGCGAAAAACTCAGCATCCAAGAGGCTAAGTTAGAAGAGGCGCTGACCCATCTGCGGAGTTATCCCCACATCGAAGAAGTCACTGTCATTAGCACCTGTAACCGTCTAGAAATTTATGCAGTGGTGACGGACACGGAAAAGGGAGTGGTGGAAATTACCCAATTCCTTTCTGAAACTGGCAATATTCCCCTGGCAACCCTACGCCGTTATTTGTTTACCCTGCTCCATGAAGATGCCGTACGCCATTTGATGCGGGTGGCCGCTGGGCTGGAAAGCTTGGTGCTGGGGGAAGGGCAAATTCTCGCCCAGGTGCGTACCACCCATAAATTGGGACAAAAATATAAAGGGGTAGGTCGTCTGCTCGATCGCCTATTTAAACAAGCCATTACCGCCGGTCGTCGGGTGAGAACGGAAACGGATATCGGCACCGGGGCTGTGTCCATCAGTTCCGCGGCGGTGGAGTTGGTCCATCGTCAGGTGGATTTATCAAGCCAAAAAACCGTCATCATCGGGGCAGGAAAGATGGCCTGCTTACTGGTGAAACATCTGTTGGCCAAGGGAGCTACGGACATTACCATTGTTAACCGTTCCCAACGCCGTTCCCAGGACTTAGCGAATCAATTCCCCCAAGCCCAATTAACTCTCTGTCCCCTCACCGATATGTTTACGGCGATCGCCGCCGGGGATATTGTCTTTACCAGCACTGGGGCAACGGAACCGATTTTAAACTGTGAGAATTTGACTGGCTGTGTGGTCAACCGCAAAAGTTTAATGCTGGTGGATATTTCGGTACCCCGTAACGTGGCCGCCGATGTCCACGAAATGGAGCAGGTGCGGGCTTTTAACGTGGATGACCTCAAGGAAGTGGTGGCCCAGAACCAAGCCAGCCGCCGGCAAATGGCCAGGCAAGCAGAAGCATTACTCGAAGAGGAAATTGCCGCCTTTGACCTCTGGTGGCGATCGCTGGAAACGGTGCCCACCATCAGTTCCCTCCGTAATAAAGTGGAGGATATCCGGGAACAGGAGCTGGAAAAAGCCCTCTCCCGCCTGGGCAGTGAGTTTGCCGAAAAACACCAGGAAGTGATTGAAGCCCTCACCCGAGGCATTGTCAATAAAATTCTCCACGAACCCATGGTGCAACTGCGGGCCCAGCAGGACATTGAAGCCCGTAAACAATGCCTACGTTCATTGAAAATGCTGTTTGACCTGGAAGTGGAAGAACAGTTCGGCTAG
- the sppA gene encoding signal peptide peptidase SppA: MKKFFQQMAASFLGTLVAIVVLLSLGASGLVLLFILVSTEADPVLEEKTALVLDLATPIRDTSPTINLRQSLLGNQQEVVPLRTVVNAIEKAAEDDRIVAIFIDGRRGSQVEGYGNLSEVQQALAKFKQSGKKIVAYGLNYSEPGYYLASTADSILVNPMGGLEINGLGAQPIFFTGALAKAGIGVQVLRVGSYKGAVEAYTRENLSPENRQQQQQLLDQIWQIYLDTVAENRQLTVSQLQAIANDQGILFADAALREKLVDKLAYWDQVLAELKQAGVWVNEANQMGAGNDKDFKKISLTEYHRLQTEKEKKQYQVSKSKIALVYLEGSIVNGRGTWESVGGDRYGEILQTIRQDDDIKAVVLRINSPGGSASAADIIWREVELLQAQKPVIISMGNVAASGGYWIATAGEKIVAQPNTITGSIGVFSILFNVENLGDRLGLNWDEVTTGQLANVGSSVKPKTELELAIFQRAVDQVYAVFLDKVGSARNLTPAALDSVAQGRVWTGLEAQKVGLVDQLGGLETAVTMAATKAELGKQWQVQEYPTPRGLNSLLFSNLGQSLAQGDDVNSLALPPFLQTHWQQLERELEQLSQFNDPQGIYARLPFFLHALNP; the protein is encoded by the coding sequence ATGAAAAAGTTTTTCCAACAGATGGCGGCCAGTTTCCTGGGAACATTGGTAGCCATTGTGGTTTTGCTAAGCCTGGGGGCCAGCGGTCTGGTGCTACTCTTCATACTAGTTTCTACGGAAGCAGACCCGGTGTTGGAGGAAAAAACGGCTCTGGTTTTGGATCTAGCAACTCCCATCCGGGACACTAGCCCCACCATTAATCTGCGGCAAAGTTTACTGGGGAATCAACAGGAAGTAGTTCCCCTACGAACGGTGGTTAATGCCATTGAAAAAGCAGCGGAAGATGACCGCATTGTGGCTATATTTATTGATGGTCGCCGTGGCAGTCAAGTAGAAGGTTACGGTAATTTAAGCGAAGTGCAACAGGCCCTAGCCAAGTTTAAGCAATCGGGCAAAAAGATTGTTGCCTATGGTCTCAACTATAGTGAGCCAGGTTACTATTTAGCTTCCACCGCCGACTCCATTTTAGTTAATCCCATGGGGGGATTGGAAATTAACGGCTTGGGAGCCCAGCCCATCTTCTTCACCGGAGCCCTAGCCAAAGCGGGCATTGGGGTGCAAGTTCTCCGGGTGGGTAGTTATAAAGGAGCAGTGGAAGCCTATACCAGGGAAAATCTCAGCCCGGAAAACCGCCAACAACAACAGCAATTGTTAGACCAAATTTGGCAAATTTATCTCGATACCGTAGCCGAAAATCGTCAGTTAACTGTTTCCCAACTCCAGGCGATCGCCAATGACCAGGGTATCCTATTTGCTGATGCCGCCCTCAGAGAAAAACTGGTGGACAAACTGGCCTATTGGGACCAGGTTTTAGCAGAGTTAAAACAAGCGGGGGTTTGGGTCAATGAAGCCAATCAAATGGGGGCTGGCAATGACAAAGATTTTAAAAAAATTAGCTTAACTGAATACCATCGTTTACAAACGGAGAAAGAAAAAAAACAGTATCAAGTATCCAAGTCTAAAATAGCCCTTGTTTACCTAGAGGGTTCCATTGTCAACGGTAGGGGCACCTGGGAAAGTGTTGGTGGCGATCGCTATGGGGAAATCCTACAAACCATTCGCCAAGATGACGATATTAAAGCTGTGGTGCTAAGGATTAATAGTCCCGGTGGTAGTGCCAGTGCGGCGGATATTATCTGGCGGGAAGTGGAACTTTTACAAGCCCAGAAACCAGTGATTATTTCCATGGGTAATGTGGCGGCCTCCGGTGGTTATTGGATTGCCACCGCTGGGGAAAAAATTGTTGCCCAACCCAACACCATCACCGGTTCCATTGGGGTTTTTAGCATTCTTTTTAACGTGGAAAATCTTGGCGATCGCCTAGGATTAAATTGGGATGAAGTGACCACCGGTCAATTGGCCAATGTTGGTTCCAGTGTGAAACCTAAAACGGAGTTGGAGTTAGCCATTTTCCAAAGGGCGGTGGACCAGGTTTACGCTGTCTTTTTAGATAAGGTTGGCAGTGCCCGTAATTTAACCCCTGCCGCTTTGGATTCAGTGGCCCAAGGAAGGGTGTGGACAGGGTTGGAAGCACAAAAAGTTGGCTTGGTAGATCAATTGGGGGGATTAGAAACGGCTGTGACCATGGCGGCAACCAAGGCAGAGCTGGGCAAGCAATGGCAAGTGCAAGAATACCCCACCCCTAGGGGACTGAACTCCCTTCTGTTTAGTAATTTAGGCCAGAGTTTAGCCCAGGGAGACGATGTCAACTCCCTAGCATTACCTCCGTTTTTGCAAACCCATTGGCAACAGCTAGAACGGGAATTGGAGCAATTGTCACAGTTTAATGACCCCCAAGGAATTTATGCTCGCTTGCCATTCTTTCTCCATGCTCTCAATCCTTAA
- a CDS encoding ABC transporter substrate-binding protein, with protein MKKFGMDWGKSAIAKGKQKQKQNYDSNRRWGRKLITILSPLLCSLAIAFSLGGCFSPELSNQVVFSVLSDPKTFNAVLSQESPNVFGYIYEGLIRENPLTGERTPALAESWQISPDNLTITFTLREGLRWSDGEPLTVDDVLFSYNDLYLNPKIPNNYRDSLKVGESQSEPKITKVGDRQVAFNIQEPFAPFLDTAQFPILPAHILRETVEKNDENGNPLFLSTWGTNTPPDQIVVNGPYKLESYVTSQRVIFSKNPYYWEKGPNGESLPYIPRVVWAIVESTDTSLLQFRSGSLDSLAVQPESFSLLKQEEERGNFVIYNGGPTYASSYLTFNLNQGKRQGKPLVDPIKSRWFNDLNFRQAIAYGIDRERMVNNIYRGLGEKQNSFIPVQSPFFNPDVKVYNYDPEKAQALLKAGGFTYNNQRQLFDDRGNRVRFVLNTNAGNKVREAMGNQIQEDLGKLGIQVDFSPISFGVLVDKLSNSLEWDAVVLGLTGGNDPHIPNVWYVKGNLHMFNQHPQAGAQPLQGQIVAPWEQNIANLALRASQIIPRPEQRLVYDQMQMEVQEYLPFIYLVSPYSLSAVRNRFCGIEYSALGGAFWNLPSISFCDHPPAATNSPGPERE; from the coding sequence ATGAAGAAATTTGGGATGGACTGGGGTAAATCGGCGATCGCCAAGGGAAAACAGAAGCAGAAACAAAATTACGATTCGAATAGGCGTTGGGGGCGAAAATTAATCACCATCTTAAGTCCATTGCTTTGTTCCCTAGCCATTGCCTTTTCCCTAGGAGGCTGTTTCTCGCCAGAATTGAGCAACCAGGTGGTATTTTCTGTGTTGAGTGACCCAAAAACCTTCAATGCGGTGCTGTCCCAGGAGTCCCCCAATGTTTTTGGCTACATTTATGAGGGCCTGATTAGGGAAAATCCCCTGACTGGGGAAAGAACTCCAGCCCTGGCGGAAAGTTGGCAAATTTCACCGGACAATTTGACCATCACCTTTACCCTGAGGGAAGGTTTACGCTGGTCTGACGGAGAACCCCTCACCGTAGATGACGTACTATTTTCCTATAACGATCTCTATTTAAATCCTAAAATTCCCAACAATTATCGGGACAGTTTAAAGGTAGGGGAAAGTCAATCCGAACCGAAGATTACTAAAGTTGGCGATCGCCAGGTTGCCTTTAATATTCAAGAACCCTTTGCTCCCTTTCTAGACACGGCCCAATTTCCTATTTTGCCAGCCCATATTCTCCGGGAAACGGTGGAGAAAAACGATGAAAATGGTAATCCTTTATTTTTGAGTACCTGGGGTACCAATACTCCCCCCGACCAAATTGTCGTCAATGGCCCTTACAAGTTAGAGAGTTATGTCACCAGCCAACGGGTAATTTTTAGTAAAAATCCTTACTACTGGGAAAAGGGCCCCAACGGTGAGTCTTTACCCTACATTCCCCGGGTAGTCTGGGCCATTGTGGAAAGTACCGATACTTCTCTGTTGCAATTTCGTTCCGGCAGTTTAGATTCCTTGGCTGTGCAACCGGAATCCTTTTCTCTACTCAAACAGGAAGAGGAACGGGGTAATTTTGTCATCTATAACGGCGGCCCCACCTACGCCAGTAGCTATTTAACCTTTAATCTCAACCAAGGTAAACGCCAGGGTAAACCCCTAGTAGATCCGATTAAATCCCGCTGGTTTAATGATCTTAATTTCCGCCAGGCGATCGCCTATGGCATTGACCGGGAAAGGATGGTCAATAACATTTACCGGGGACTGGGGGAAAAGCAAAATTCGTTTATCCCTGTGCAATCTCCCTTTTTTAATCCCGATGTCAAAGTTTATAACTATGATCCAGAAAAGGCGCAAGCATTACTGAAAGCCGGGGGCTTTACCTACAACAATCAACGGCAATTATTCGATGATCGGGGTAACCGTGTCCGCTTTGTGCTCAACACCAATGCTGGCAATAAAGTGCGGGAAGCCATGGGGAACCAAATTCAAGAAGATTTAGGGAAATTGGGCATCCAGGTAGATTTTAGTCCCATCAGTTTTGGCGTGTTGGTGGACAAATTAAGCAACAGTTTGGAGTGGGATGCGGTGGTTTTGGGGCTAACCGGCGGCAACGATCCCCATATACCCAATGTTTGGTACGTTAAGGGCAATTTACACATGTTCAATCAGCATCCCCAGGCCGGCGCCCAGCCTTTACAAGGACAAATAGTGGCTCCCTGGGAGCAAAACATCGCCAATTTAGCCCTAAGAGCTTCGCAAATTATTCCGCGACCAGAACAGCGCCTAGTGTACGACCAAATGCAGATGGAAGTGCAAGAATATTTACCCTTTATCTACTTGGTAAGTCCCTATTCCCTTTCAGCAGTGCGGAACCGTTTCTGTGGCATTGAATACTCTGCCTTAGGGGGAGCTTTCTGGAATTTACCTTCCATTAGTTTTTGCGACCATCCACCGGCTGCGACGAATTCCCCTGGGCCGGAGAGGGAGTAG
- a CDS encoding D-alanyl-D-alanine carboxypeptidase/D-alanyl-D-alanine-endopeptidase, with translation MMVKIFGVTILALLNWGGTGEPLVGQEVAWQEAKVFAVPTQGDPTIDKIIDNYLDRLESLGYERQRQGIWLQSEWAYLGYNQGESAFPAASLTKIATSVAALDKWEPNHRFITRFYTDGPIRNGVLQGNLFIAGDNDPLFVWEEAIAVGNALNRLGIREVTGDLVVVGNFAMNFKADPAIAGALFTQAVDASQWSAMVDKAFRDLPPDTPRPAVKIAGAVKAQAVLPPNLEPLLEHQSLPLAALLKQMNIYSNNDMAEMLAQAMGGAAIVAQTTSRLGVIPAAEIQLQNGSGLGVDNRLSPRAVTKMYQVLAQQLQPHGLGIDDIFPVMGRDRRGTLEWRSMPQGLTVKTGTLNTVSALAGIIPTQERGIVWFTIINNGPNFDRLRVEQDRLLQQIAEHWQVLPETLNAGPMDKVLLGDPARNLTPQSSES, from the coding sequence ATGATGGTAAAAATCTTTGGTGTTACGATTTTAGCTCTACTCAACTGGGGGGGCACTGGGGAACCCTTAGTGGGTCAGGAAGTGGCTTGGCAAGAAGCTAAAGTTTTCGCGGTGCCGACCCAAGGGGATCCCACCATCGACAAAATTATTGACAATTACCTCGATCGCCTGGAATCTTTGGGTTATGAGCGCCAGCGCCAGGGTATTTGGTTACAGTCGGAATGGGCCTATTTAGGCTACAACCAGGGAGAGAGTGCTTTTCCCGCCGCTTCTCTAACCAAAATTGCCACCAGTGTGGCGGCGTTAGATAAATGGGAGCCCAACCATCGTTTTATCACCCGTTTTTATACCGATGGACCCATCCGCAACGGGGTTTTACAGGGTAATTTATTTATCGCTGGGGATAATGATCCCCTCTTTGTCTGGGAAGAGGCGATCGCCGTTGGTAATGCCCTCAATCGACTGGGCATCCGGGAAGTAACCGGAGATTTAGTAGTGGTGGGGAATTTTGCCATGAATTTTAAAGCTGACCCCGCCATCGCCGGAGCCCTATTCACACAGGCGGTGGATGCAAGTCAATGGTCGGCAATGGTAGACAAAGCCTTTAGGGATTTACCCCCGGATACTCCCCGACCCGCCGTAAAAATTGCCGGCGCAGTCAAGGCCCAGGCCGTTTTACCCCCCAACCTAGAACCGCTACTAGAGCATCAATCCCTACCCCTGGCGGCCCTGCTCAAACAAATGAATATCTACAGCAATAATGATATGGCTGAGATGTTAGCCCAGGCCATGGGCGGAGCGGCGATCGTGGCCCAAACCACCTCCCGCTTGGGGGTGATTCCAGCGGCGGAAATTCAACTGCAAAACGGATCTGGTCTCGGGGTAGATAACCGTCTTTCCCCCCGGGCGGTTACCAAAATGTATCAAGTTTTAGCGCAGCAACTACAACCCCATGGCCTAGGCATTGACGATATTTTTCCCGTCATGGGGCGCGATCGCCGGGGGACATTGGAGTGGCGCAGTATGCCCCAGGGATTAACGGTGAAAACCGGCACTTTAAACACAGTTAGTGCCCTAGCGGGTATCATTCCCACCCAAGAGCGGGGCATCGTCTGGTTTACCATTATCAACAATGGCCCTAACTTCGACCGTTTGCGAGTGGAGCAGGATCGGCTGTTGCAACAAATTGCCGAACACTGGCAGGTGTTACCGGAAACTTTAAATGCTGGCCCCATGGATAAAGTTTTGTTGGGGGACCCGGCCCGTAACCTAACGCCGCAATCCTCCGAATCTTAG
- a CDS encoding alpha/beta fold hydrolase: MQLVNLHPPDRRRPSLLYLPGLDGTGKLFYRQRPGLAHYFNLLALRLTPGPLPDDWSAIASVLHQLIQQQWELTRPLYLCGESFGGCLALVYSCLYPQEVAKLILVNPATAFDRRPWLQWGIPLHQWLPNPLQTVTTLTGLPFLAAVERLQPQDRRQLLNAMRSIPPAIVAQRLTLLQNFNHQGLDLGTISAPSLILASQRDLLLPSVEEAHKLQAHLPKAMVKILPHSGHACLLEKELSLQRILQTAQWLPELILLNKNS; encoded by the coding sequence ATGCAGTTAGTTAACCTTCATCCCCCCGATCGCCGACGGCCAAGCTTGCTTTATTTGCCGGGGTTGGATGGTACGGGAAAATTATTTTATCGGCAACGGCCGGGGTTGGCCCATTACTTTAACCTGCTAGCCCTGCGTTTAACTCCGGGGCCTCTCCCTGACGATTGGTCGGCGATCGCCAGCGTCCTGCACCAATTAATTCAACAACAATGGGAATTAACCCGGCCCCTCTACCTCTGTGGGGAATCGTTTGGGGGTTGCCTAGCTTTGGTCTATAGCTGTTTATATCCCCAGGAGGTGGCCAAATTAATTCTGGTTAACCCCGCCACCGCCTTTGATCGTCGCCCTTGGTTACAGTGGGGCATTCCCTTACATCAATGGTTGCCTAACCCATTGCAAACGGTGACTACCCTCACGGGCCTACCCTTTTTAGCCGCCGTAGAACGGTTACAGCCCCAGGACCGCCGTCAATTGCTCAATGCCATGCGATCCATTCCCCCGGCGATCGTGGCCCAAAGACTGACCCTACTGCAAAATTTCAACCACCAGGGATTAGATCTCGGTACAATCAGCGCCCCCAGTTTAATTTTGGCCAGTCAACGGGATTTATTGCTCCCCTCCGTGGAAGAAGCCCATAAGTTGCAGGCCCATTTGCCCAAGGCCATGGTGAAAATATTGCCCCACAGCGGCCACGCCTGTTTGCTAGAAAAAGAGTTATCCCTGCAGAGAATTTTGCAAACGGCCCAATGGTTGCCGGAGCTAATTTTGCTTAACAAAAATTCATGA
- a CDS encoding SDR family NAD(P)-dependent oxidoreductase produces MANRDLQEKNNPQTVVIIGASGGIGLGFVRYFLEQIPFPVKIWATYRQAIAELEDLARENPDRLTLAPLDITEESQIEQFSQQLGKTEVNWLINCVGILHIDGTPPEKSLRHLRPSQLQQYFAVNSIGPVLLAKHFLSHFRHSSPSVFATISAKVGSIGDNQLGGWYGYRSSKTALNMLMKNTAIEYRRVAPQCAVILLHPGTTNTPLSQPFQKNVPPEKLFTVERTVQQLMAVLLQVKPEDTGTFYSWDGTVLPW; encoded by the coding sequence ATGGCGAACCGTGATTTACAGGAGAAAAATAACCCGCAAACGGTGGTGATTATCGGGGCATCGGGGGGCATTGGTTTAGGTTTTGTCCGCTACTTTTTAGAACAAATACCCTTCCCTGTCAAAATTTGGGCCACCTACCGTCAGGCGATCGCCGAGTTGGAAGATTTAGCAAGGGAAAATCCAGATCGTTTAACCCTAGCGCCGTTGGATATTACCGAAGAAAGTCAGATTGAGCAATTCAGTCAGCAATTGGGCAAAACCGAAGTTAATTGGCTAATTAATTGTGTGGGCATTCTCCACATTGATGGCACCCCACCGGAAAAAAGTTTGCGACATTTACGGCCATCACAATTACAGCAATATTTCGCCGTTAATAGCATTGGTCCAGTATTGTTAGCTAAACATTTTTTGTCCCATTTCCGCCATTCTTCCCCCAGTGTTTTTGCCACCATTTCCGCTAAAGTGGGGAGCATTGGTGATAATCAATTGGGGGGATGGTATGGTTATCGATCCTCTAAAACAGCGTTGAATATGTTAATGAAAAATACGGCCATTGAATACCGTCGGGTCGCCCCCCAGTGTGCGGTAATTTTGCTCCATCCCGGTACCACGAATACCCCCTTGTCCCAGCCATTTCAAAAAAATGTTCCTCCGGAAAAGTTGTTCACAGTGGAACGCACCGTTCAACAATTAATGGCAGTTTTATTACAGGTCAAGCCGGAAGATACTGGCACTTTCTATAGCTGGGATGGTACCGTGTTGCCTTGGTAA
- a CDS encoding mannose-1-phosphate guanylyltransferase — translation MTKSSPVFIPVILAGGKGERFWPLSRKQRPKQFLSLDGSGVSLLQATAQRLLALAGGWENLWVITAAPIAQGVFEQLPSLPKENCLVEPEGKDTAPAVAWASLEIAQRYGEDAVIGFFPADHWIGNQAAYEQTLRTAIAFAQEKEAIVTLGIKPQGPATGYGYIEQGALQGEMGGLPVYQVTRFTEKPDRATAQTFLESGKFSWNSGMFIFRAGVVLGEFANYAPQLLTTLKTKGAAGYQELEKKSIDYVLMEKTQLAYVLPANFGWDDLGDWNALERLFPDAETNVDLANHVSLASQGCIVYASDDDQVIATIGLKDVVIVREGNVTLVVPKDHTQDIKALLKQLQSQLEYENLL, via the coding sequence ATGACCAAATCATCCCCCGTTTTCATTCCCGTCATTCTTGCCGGTGGTAAGGGAGAAAGGTTTTGGCCCCTCAGCCGTAAGCAACGGCCCAAACAGTTTTTGTCTCTGGATGGTTCCGGGGTTAGTCTATTGCAGGCCACAGCCCAAAGATTGCTTGCCCTAGCTGGGGGTTGGGAAAATTTGTGGGTGATCACGGCGGCCCCCATTGCACAGGGTGTTTTCGAGCAATTGCCGTCATTGCCCAAGGAAAATTGCCTGGTGGAACCGGAAGGGAAAGATACGGCCCCCGCCGTGGCCTGGGCTAGCTTGGAAATTGCCCAACGCTATGGGGAAGATGCCGTCATCGGTTTTTTCCCCGCAGATCACTGGATTGGGAATCAAGCCGCCTACGAACAAACCCTAAGAACGGCGATCGCCTTTGCCCAGGAAAAGGAGGCCATTGTCACCCTCGGTATTAAACCCCAAGGCCCGGCTACCGGCTATGGCTACATAGAGCAGGGCGCATTACAGGGAGAAATGGGAGGTTTACCGGTGTATCAAGTGACCCGTTTTACCGAAAAGCCTGACCGAGCTACGGCCCAAACCTTTCTGGAGAGCGGCAAGTTTAGTTGGAATAGTGGCATGTTTATTTTCCGCGCCGGGGTGGTACTAGGGGAGTTCGCTAACTATGCCCCCCAATTGCTAACTACGTTGAAAACCAAAGGTGCAGCCGGTTATCAAGAACTGGAAAAGAAAAGTATTGACTATGTGTTAATGGAAAAAACCCAATTAGCCTATGTTTTGCCCGCCAATTTTGGTTGGGATGACTTGGGAGATTGGAATGCGTTGGAGCGACTTTTTCCCGACGCAGAAACTAACGTGGATCTGGCTAACCATGTCAGTTTGGCCAGCCAAGGCTGTATTGTTTACGCCAGTGATGATGACCAGGTGATTGCCACCATTGGTCTAAAAGATGTGGTGATTGTGCGGGAGGGCAATGTCACCCTGGTAGTACCCAAAGATCATACCCAAGACATCAAAGCTTTGCTCAAACAATTACAATCCCAACTGGAGTACGAAAATTTATTGTAG
- a CDS encoding response regulator transcription factor, protein MSQPKENHHLLLVDDDPNLILLVKDYLEYQGYQVTTAANGREALDILATTVPDMIICDVMMPEMDGYAFIEQVRQNANISWIPVMFLSAKGQSHNRVKGLNVGADVYMAKPFEPEELAAQVQSSLRQADRLLRHQNHSLEDNSRVQVARDVELTPTETRVIQLVAQGLANREIADQLKVSQRTIESHVSNMLNKTGLHNRTELARWAIQKSIA, encoded by the coding sequence ATGAGCCAACCCAAGGAAAATCATCACTTACTGTTGGTGGACGACGATCCCAACCTGATCCTCTTGGTCAAAGATTATTTGGAGTATCAGGGTTACCAGGTCACCACCGCCGCCAACGGCCGCGAAGCCCTGGACATATTGGCAACAACGGTGCCCGATATGATTATTTGCGACGTTATGATGCCGGAAATGGACGGTTACGCCTTCATTGAGCAGGTGCGTCAAAATGCCAACATCAGTTGGATTCCAGTCATGTTTCTTTCCGCTAAGGGCCAAAGCCATAATCGAGTCAAAGGGCTAAACGTAGGGGCCGATGTATACATGGCCAAGCCCTTTGAGCCGGAGGAACTGGCCGCCCAAGTGCAATCTTCCCTCCGTCAAGCCGATCGCCTACTGCGGCATCAAAACCATTCCCTAGAGGACAATTCCCGGGTACAGGTGGCGAGGGATGTGGAACTAACCCCCACAGAGACTAGGGTGATTCAGTTGGTGGCCCAGGGCCTAGCCAATCGAGAAATCGCAGACCAGTTAAAAGTCAGTCAACGCACCATCGAAAGTCATGTCTCAAATATGTTAAACAAGACAGGACTCCATAACCGCACCGAGTTGGCCCGTTGGGCTATTCAAAAAAGTATTGCTTGA